From Palaemon carinicauda isolate YSFRI2023 chromosome 29, ASM3689809v2, whole genome shotgun sequence, one genomic window encodes:
- the LOC137622449 gene encoding protein FAM200C-like — MSSVKKRKWNDSYVGFGFTCLTKRDGIARPQCMLCNLVMSNGNLKPSGLKEHFESKHKDHVGTSIEAFKLKRVCYDQKATLSSYGFSAPRKPLLEASYKVLYMIAREKKPHTIGETLVKHCALEMAKIVLGEHAAKKLSQVSVSNDTVHQRIKDMSQDIITQVVRKIKQSPAKISMQIDESTDVSNHSQLLVFGRDVDIIQAKGKVVAFTRKLHIWCRRVESGNLANFPNLDNILTKDGKTLPVEILQEVKNHLEILSTNFEGYFSDTNDLCMESVWIQNPFSFDVSRLSDNDIAKDDFTEFQEDPRKKADFERAGMDVKQFWCEQISAYLSLTIRAMNVLVPFTTTYLR, encoded by the exons ATGTCGTCTGTCAAGAAAAGGAAGTGGAATGATTCATATGTTGGTTTTGGCTTCACCTGTCTGACAAAACGAGATGGAATAGCAAGACCCCAGTGCATGCTGTGCAATTTGGTAATGAGCAATGGAAATTTGAAGCCATCAGGACTGAAGGAACATTTTGAAAGCAAACACAAAGATCATGTTGGCACATCGATTGAGGCTTTTAAGTTGAAAAGAGTTTGTTATGATCAGAAAGCAACTCTTTCATCATATGGGTTTTCTGCTCCAAGAAAACCTCTTCTAGAAGCCTCCTACAAAGTTTTGTACATGATTGCCAGAGAAAAGAAGCCACACACAATTGGGGAGACCCTCGTGAAACACTGTGCGCTGGAGATGGCTAAAATCGTGCTGGGAGAGCATGCCGCGAAGAAATTGAGTCAGGTATCCGTGTCCAACGACACTGTGCACCAGAGAATTAAAGACATGAGTCAGGACATAATAACCCAAGTTGTCAGAAAGATAAAACAAAGTCCTGCGAAAATCAGCATGCAGATCGATGAATCAACTGACGTTTCAAACCACAGTCAATTGCTTGTATTT GGAAGAGATGTGGACATCATTCAAGCCAAGGGAAAAGTCGTCGCATTCACAAGGAAACTACATATCTGGTGTCGCCGTGTTGAAAGTGGTAACCTGGCAAACTTTCCTAACCTTGACAATATCCTTACTAAAGATGGTAAAACACTACCTGTAGAAATACTTCAAGAAGTCAAGAATCATTtggaaattctaagtacaaattttGAGGGTTACTTTTCAGATACTAATGATCTTTGCATGGAATCGGTTTGGATACAAAACCCTTTCTCATTTGATGTATCGAGACTGAGTGATAACGATATAGCAAAGGATGATTTCACTGAATTCCAAGAGGACCCAAGAAAGAAAGCTGATTTCGAAAGGGCTGGGATGGATGTCAAGCAGTTTTGGTGTGAACAAATCTCAGCTTACCTAAGCTTGACAATAAGAGCAATGAACGTTTTGGTTCCCTTCACAACTACGTATCTCCGGTAA